The nucleotide sequence GCCGCGCCCGAGCCAACGCCGGCCGCGCCCGCGCCAACGCCGGCCGCGCCCGCGCCAACGCCGGCCGCGCCCGCGCCAACGCCCGCCGCACCCGAGCCAACGCCGGCCGCGCCCGCGCCAACGCCGGCAGCCCCCGAGCCAACGCCCGCCGCACCCGAGCCAACGCCGGCCGCACCCGAGCCAACGCCGGCCGCGCCGACGGGCCCGGTCAATTAGAAACAGCCTTTCAAGGAAATGTTCTAGCCGCGCCGAACATTCGCTCGGCAGTCAGGACAGCGCCGGGGGAGGTATGACATGAAAATGCAAGAGATCCGGGCCCGGGCCGAAACCCTCGGCATCAACAGCCTCCGCAAGGGCAAGGAATCCCTCGTCCGCGAGATCCAGCAGGCCGAGGGCAACCGCGATTGCTTCAACCGCGGCGAAAGCCAGACCTGCGGGCAGTTGGCCTGCGCCTGGCGAAGCGACTGCAGGTAGGCCCCGAGTCGCTCACGCACCACTCGAAGGAGGCCCCGTTGGCCGACACCTCCCATGCGGGTCCACGTCCGGATCCGTCGGAACCGCCGGCCGGCGGCCTTGTCCGCATCCACAGCGTCCAGGAAGAGTACTTTCACCTGATGGTGCGGAAGTGCGCGTGCGGCGGGCCCTGGTTCTCGCACGAGCAGATAGTGCAGCGCACGGGCAACCGGC is from Planctomycetota bacterium and encodes:
- a CDS encoding SAP domain-containing protein, encoding MKMQEIRARAETLGINSLRKGKESLVREIQQAEGNRDCFNRGESQTCGQLACAWRSDCR